A genome region from Acipenser ruthenus chromosome 29, fAciRut3.2 maternal haplotype, whole genome shotgun sequence includes the following:
- the LOC117430810 gene encoding inositol 1,4,5-trisphosphate receptor type 3-like: MSEMSSFLHIGDIVSLYAEGSVNGFISTLGLVDDRCVVEPAAGDLDNPPKKFRDCLFKVCPMSRYSAQKQFWKAKQAKHDKDKIADMVLLQKLQHAATLEQKQNETENKKVHGEVVKYASVVQLLHMKSNKYLTVNKRLPALLEKNAMRVTLDATGNEGSWLFIQPFWKLRSNGDNVVVGDKVILNPLNAGQPLHASNYELPDHPGSKEVNSVNCNTSWKINLFMMFSDHREELLKGGDVVRLFHAEQEKFLTCDEYKAKLHVFLRTTLRQSATSATSSNALWEVEVVHHDPCRGGAGHWNSLYRFKHLATGHYMAAAENPSYKGDGVEAKSTTDSSRSSKRNTGENIKYRLVAVSHGNDIASLFELDPTTLQKTDSFVPRNSYVRLRHLCTNTWIQSTSVPIDIDEERPIRLMLGTCPTKEDKEAFAIVSVPVAEIWDLDFANDASLMLATVVDKLSEGFINHNDRRFAIKLLEDLVFFVVDTANTGQVVMDVTMTKANRERQKLMREQNILKQIFGIIKTPFMDKGTEGPMLRLEELSDQKNAPYQYMFRLCYRVLRHSQEDYRKNQEHIAKQFGVMQSQIGYDILAEDTITALLHNNRKLLEKHITKKEVETFVSLVRRNREPRFLDYLSDLCVSNHVAIPVTQELICKCVLDPKNQDILIRTERRTVKELLHPSGYGMEDDVDEDEVWLVWMDKTNEKQEKGLRQLALEARQGNSHDENVLTYYRYQLKLYARMCLDRQYLAIDDISKQLDVELIFLCMADEMLPYDLRASFCHLMLHTHVDRDPQELVTSVRFARLWTEIPTSITIKDYDSNMNDSRDNKKNTFSSTMGFVEEYLNNVLNDDFPFANEEKNKLTYEVVSLARHLIYFGFYSFYELLRLTRTLLGIIDCVPNPMMMQNMFPEDLSGKNMKRSIHGMGQMMSTMVLNRKQSLFHPSSQTSVGADLQGKPKDSIDKQDVTVMDTKIKILEIMQFILNVRLDYRISFLLSVFKKEFLEVYPMGDADATASIEEAATINLLRIGEQAEAMFGVGKGNSILEVDDEGGRMFLRVLIHLTMHDYPPLVSGALQLLFKHFSQRNEVLHTFKQVQLLISTQDVDNYKMIKSDLDRLRTMVEKSELWVEKKSSGGDGKKNKKDKKEEKKEEKEEKPPAEDEAKKKAKSEKSSESYKIVKEILEQLNKMCGTGVWKKQQRLLKNMGAHKVMLDLLQIPYDKTDVKMLEIIKHTHHFLQKFCQGNQENQALLHKHLNLFLNPGLLEAATVQHIFMNNYQLCTEISETVLHHFIHCLATHGRHVQYLEFLHTIIKAEGKYVKKCQDMTMTELTNAGEDVVVFYNDKASFAVMLELMAAAREGVEEHSPLRYHISLVELLAACAEGKNVYTEIKCTSLLPLEDVVRVVTHEDCITEVKIAYVNFVNHCYVDTEVEMKEIYTSNHIWKLFDNFTVDMARMCNKREKRFSDPILEKYVINVVLDTINAFFSSPFSENSASLQSHHTLVVQLLLSTIRLLDCPWLQQQHKGLVEACVRTLALTAKSRSIILPMDLDGQISTLLNNSALGSLSRNNPNYKSAARCTRTAAQNPWDYKNIIEKLQDVVNTLEDRLRPLVETELSVLVDVLHKPELLFMEGTDARIRCETGGFIFKLIQHTKSLMSSDEKLCIKVLRTLQEMLVKKHDFNEKAISLRTVLLNNYLYNKKPNGKGELPEGSIAGADLEKDWATIAAIQCRLDREGATKLVTDLITSSKNNKIFQESIQLAICLLEGGNTEIQNSFYKLMMGSDKSEKFFKVLYDHMKNAHHEVKSTVSVNVSELGNKVKEDKELEAGIDGGPAQFLVPGAPSQYPPAQAAEPEQGEGEAEAEMGPGILIMKPILRFLQLLCENHNHDLQNFLRCQNNKTNYNLVCETLQFLDIMCGSTTGGLGLLGLYINENNVGLIIQTLETLTEYCQGPCQENQTSIVAHECNGIDIITALILNDISPLCHYHMELVLQLKDNASKLLLALMESRHDSENAERILFNLRPQELVDVIKKAYRQEEECEDSEVSPKEVGHNIYILAVQLSRHSKQLHQLLKPQKRTKEGEEGISSMLTLNNSQLTQILKSSVPVVAEEEDPLQYYEKHTSQIEIVRDDRSMEQIVFPVHPVCEYLTEESKHRVFTTTEQDEQGSKVSDFFQQSCFLHNEMEWQRKLRSMPVLFWFSRRMPLWGSISFNLAVFINLIIAFFYPHSDSRPMVVDPSILSILFWVMACLSVMALFSQRQGLRPLSVALILRSIIHFGIGPTLILLGTFNLINKIVFLVSFVGNLGTFIRGYKAMVMDVEFLYHVAYVVTSMLGLCVHELFYSILLFDLIYREDTLFNVIKSVTRNGRSILLTALLALILVYLFSIVGFLCLKDDFIMEVDRLPQLKSTAMFTGQGEAMKDFVSSCSSDGVSCAAEDNVPAATDGGEEEEEEDKERACDTLLMCIVTVMNHGLRNGGGVGDVLRKPSKDESLFPARVVYDLLFYFIVIIIVLNLIFGVIIDTFADLRSEKQRKEEILKTTCFICGLERDKFDNKTVSFEEHVKMEHNIWNYLYFIVLVREKNRTDYTGPESYVALMIKNKNLDWFPRMQAMSLVVNDTEGEQNELRNLQEKLGSTMKLVSNLTGQLLELKEQMTEQRKRRQRMGFVDVQNNNTAATAGGGGGNNQIVKS; this comes from the exons CCTGGTAGATGACAGATGTGTGGTGGAGCCGGCTGCTGGCGACCTTGATAACCCTCCCAAAAAGTTCCGGG ACTGCCTGTTCAAGGTGTGTCCTATGAGCCGATACTCCGCACAGAAGCAGTTCTGGAAAGCCAAGCAAGCCAAACATGACAAGGATAAGATTGCTGACATGGTGCTCCTGCAGAAATTACAg CACGCAGCCACGCTGGAGCAGAAGCAGAACGAAACTGAGAATAAGAAAGTCCACGGAGAGGTGGTCAAGTACGCCAGTGTTGTACAG CTCCTGCACATGAAGAGTAACAAGTACCTGACAGTGAACAAGCGCCTGCCAGCCCTGCTGGAGAAGAACGCCATGAGGGTGACTCTGGATGCCACGGGCAACGAGGGCTCCTGGCTCTTCATCCAGCCCTTCTGGAAGCTCCGCAGCAATGGGGACAAC GTGGTCGTGGGAGACAAAGTCATCTTAAACCCGCTGAACGCAGGGCAGCCGCTTCACGCCAGCAACTATGAGCTCCCAGACCACCCAGGATCCAAAGAG GTGAACTCTGTGAACTGCAACACGAGCTGGAAGATCAACCTCTTCATGATGTTCAGTGATCACAGGGAGGAGCTCCTGAAAGGG GGCGATGTGGTCCGGCTCTTCCATGCTGAGCAGGAGAAGTTCCTGACCTGCGACGAGTACAaagccaagctgcacgtcttcTTGCGGACCACGCTGCGGCAGTCTGCCACCTCCGCTACCAGCTCCAACGCACTGTGGGAGGTGGAG GTTGTGCACCATGACCCCTGCAGGGGAGGCGCTGGCCACTGGAACAGCCTCTACAGGTTCAAACACCTGGCGACCGGACACTACATGGCAGCAGCG GAAAACCCCAGTTACAAAGGAGACGGTGTGGAAGCAAAGTCCACG ACTGACAGCTCCCGCAGCAGCAAGAGAAACACGGGCGAGAACATCAAGTACAGGCTGGTGGCTGTGTCCCACGGGAACGACATTGCGTCACTCTTCGAACTGGACCCCACCACGCTGCAGAAAACAGACTCCTTCGTGCCCAG GAACTCCTATGTGAGGTTGAGGCACCTGTGCACCAACACCTGGATCCAGAGCACCAGCGTTCCCATCGACATCGACGAGGAGAGGCCCATCCGACTGATG CTGGGGACCTGTCCCACAAAGGAGGACAAGGAGGCGTTTGCCATCGTCTCTGTGCCCGTCGCTGAGATCTGGGACCTGGACTTTGCCAACGATGCTAGCCTCATGCTAGCCACAGTCGTGGATAAGCTGAGCGAAGGGTTCATCAACCACAACGACAGGAG GTTTGCCATCAAGCTGCTGGAGGACCTGGTGTTCTTCGTGGTGGACACGGCCAACACCGGGCAGGTCGTGATGGATGTGACCATGACCAAGGCCAACCGGGAGAGGCAGAAACTCATGAGGGAGCAGAATATCCTGAAGCAG ATCTTCGGGATCATCAAGACCCCCTTCATGGACAAAGGGACAGAGGGACCCATGCTGCGGCTGGAGGAGCTATCTGACCAGAAGAATGCCCCGTACCAGTACATGTTCCGGCTGTGCTACCGTGTGCTGCGCCACTCCCAGGAGGACTACCGCAAGAACCAG GAGCACATAGCCAAGCAGTTCGGGGTGATGCAGTCCCAGATCGGCTACGACATCCTGGCTGAGGACACCATCACCGCGCTGCTCCACAACAACCGCAAGCTGCTGGAGAAACACATCACCAAGAAAGAGGTGGAGACCTTCGTCAGCCTCGTCCGCAGGAACCGAGAGCCCAG ATTCCTTGACTACCTGTCAGACCTGTGTGTGTCCAATCACGTGGCCATCCCGGTCACTCAGGAGCTCATCTGTAAGTGTGTGCTGGACCCAAAGAACCAGGACATCCTCATCAGAACTGA GCGCCGGACGGTGAAGGAGCTTCTGCACCCTTCAGGGTACGGCATGGAGGACGATGTGGACGAGGACGAGGTGTGGCTGGTCTGGATGGACAAGACCAACGAGAAGCAGGAGAAGGGCCTCCGCCAGCTGGCCCTGGAGGCGAGGCAGGGGAACAGCCATGATGAGAACGTGCTCACTTACTATCGTTACCAGCTGAAGCTGTATGCCCGCATGTGCCTGGACCGCCAGTACCTGGCCATCGATGACATCTCTAAGCAACTGGACGTGGAGCTCATCTTCCTGTGCATGGCGGACGAGATGCTGCCCTACGACCTGCGCGCCTCCTTCTGCCACCTCATGCTGCACACCCACGTGGACCGAGACCCCCAGGAGCTCGTCACCTCCGTCAGGTTCGCACGGCTGTGGACTGAGATCCCCACCAGCATCACCATCAAAGA CTACGACTCCAACATGAACGACTCACGGGACAACAAGAAGAATACGTTCTCCAGCACCATGGGCTTCGTGGAGGAATACCTCAACAATGTGCTCAACGACGACTTCCCCTTTGCCAACGAGGAGAAGAACAAACTCACCTACGAG GTCGTCAGTCTGGCTCGACACCTCATCTACTTTGGCTTCTACAGCTTCTATGAGCTCCTGCGCCTAACCCGGACACTGCTGGGGATCATAGACTGCGTGCCCAACCCCATGATGATGCAGAACATGTTCCCGGAGGACCTCAGTG GGAAGAACATGAAGCGGTCGATCCATGGGATGGGACAGATGATGTCCACCATGGTCCTGAACCGGAAGCAGTCCCTGTTCCACCCATCGAGCCAGACCAGCGTCGGCGCAGACCTGCAAGGCAAGCCCAAAGACAGCATTGACAAGCAGGACGTCACCGTGATGGACACCAAGATCAAGATACTGGAGATCATGCAG TTCATTCTCAATGTCCGGCTGGACTACCGCATCTCCTTCCTGCTCTCCGTCTTCAAGAAGGAGTTTCTGGAGGTGTACCCCATGGGAGACGCCGACGCCACGGCTTCCATTGAGGAGGCAG CAACGATTAACCTGCTTCGCATTGGAGAACAAGCTGAGGCCATGTTTGGAGTTGG GAAGGGCAACAGCATCTTGGAGGTGGATGACGAGGGGGGCCGCATGTTTCTGAGGGTCCTGATCCACCTGACGATGCACGACTACCCCCCGCTTGTCTCGGGGGCCCTGCAGCTCCTCTTCAAGCACTTCAGCCAGAGGAATGAGGTGCTGCACACCTTCAAACAG GTCCAGCTGCTGATCTCTACTCAGGATGTGGATAACTACAAGATGATCAAGTCGGACCTGGACCGGCTGCGCACCATGGTAGAGAAGTCTGAGCTGTGGGTGGAGAAGAAGAGCAGCGGAGGAGATGGCAAGAAGAACAAGAAGGacaagaaggaggagaagaaggaggagaaggaggagaag CCTCCTGCAGAAGACGAGGCCAAGAAGAAGGCAAAATCTGAAAAGAGCAGTGAGAGTTACAAGATTGTCAAAGAG ATTCTGGAGCAGCTGAATAAGATGTGCGGGACAGGGGTGTGGAAGAAGCAGCAGCGCCTGCTGAAGAACATGGGGGCCCACAAGGTCATGCTGGACCTGCTGCAGATCCCCTACGACAAG ACTGATGTGAAGATGCTGGAGATCATCAAACACACCCACCACTTCCTCCAGAAGTTCTGCCAAGGAAACCAAGAAAACCAGGCTCTGCTCCACAAGCACCTCAATCTCTTCCTCAACCCAGGG CTCCTGGAGGCAGCGACGGTGCAGCACATCTTCATGAACAACTACCAGCTGTGCACGGAGATCAGCGAGACCGTGCTGCACCACTTCATCCACTGCCTGGCCACACACGGGCGCCACGTGCAGTACCTCGAGTTCCTGCATACCATCATCAAGGCAGAGGGCAAGTACGTCAAGAAGTGCCAGGACATGACCATGACCGAG ctgaCGAACGCAGGGGAGGATGTGGTTGTCTTCTACAATGACAAGGCCTCGTTCGCCGTCATGCTGGAGTTGATGGCGGCGGCGCGGGAGGGGGTGGAGGAGCACAGCCCCCTCAGGTACCACATCTCCCTGGTGGAGCTGCTGGCTGCCTGTGCCGAGGGCAAGAACGTCTACACCGAGATCAAGTGCACCTCACTGCTGCCCCTGGAGGATGTGGTGCGCGTGGTCACGCACGAGGACTGCATCACAGAG GTGAAGATCGCCTACGTGAACTTTGTGAATCACTGCTACGTGGACACAGAGGTGGAGATGAAGGAGATCTACACCAGCAATCACATCTGGAAGCTCTTCGATAACTTCACTGTGGACATGGCTAGG ATGTGCAACAAGCGAGAGAAGCGTTTCTCAGACCCCATCCTGGAGAAGTACGTGATCAACGTGGTCCTGGACACCATCAACGCCTTCTTCAGCTCCCCCTTCTCTGAGAACAGCGCCTCACTGCAG AGCCATCACACCCTCGTGGTCCAGCTGCTCCTTTCCACCATCCGCCTTCTCGACTGCCCCTGGCTTCAGCAGCAGCACAAGGGACTGGTGGAGGCTTGTGTTCGGACCCTGGCACTGACAG cTAAGAGCCGCTCCATCATCCTGCCCATGGACCTGGACGGTCAGATCAGCACCCTGTTGAACAACAGTGCCCTGGGATCCCTGTCGAGGAACAACCCCAACTATAAAAGTGCTGCTCGCTGCACTCGCACTGCAGCCCAGAACCCCTGGGACTACAAGAACATCATTGAGAAGCTGCAG GACGTCGTCAACACGTTGGAGGATCGCCTCAGGCCCCTGGTGGAGACAGAGCTGTCAGTGCTGGTGGACGTGCTGCACAAACCCGAGCTGCTCTTCATGGAGGGGACCGATGCCCGGATCCGCTGTGAGACCGGTGGCTTCATCTTCAA GCTCATTCAGCACACCAAGAGCCTGATGTCCTCCGATGAGAAGCTGTGTATCAAGGTGCTGCGGACGTTGCAGGAGATGCTAGTCAAGAAGCACGACTTCAATGAGAAG GCAATTTCTTTGAGGACAGTCCTTCTTAACAACTATCTGTACAACAAGAAGCCCAACGGCAAGGGGGAGCTGCCTGAGGGAAGTATTGCAG GTGCCGATCTGGAGAAAGACTGGGCGACCATCGCTGCCATCCAGTGCCGCCTGGACAGGGAGGGAGCCACCAAGCTAGTGACCGATCTCATCACGAGCTCCAAGAACAACAAGATCTTCCAGGAGAGCATTCAGCTGGCCATCTGTCTGCTGGAGGGAGGCAACACCGAGATACAG AACTCGTTCTACAAGCTGATGATGGGCTCCGACAAGTCTGAGAAGTTCTTCAAGGTGCTATACGACCACATGAAGAACGCGCATCACGAGGTCAAGTCCACGGTGTCGGTGAATGTGAGCGAGCTGGGGAACAAGGTCAAGGAGGACAAAGAGCTGGAAGCTGGTATCGACG GTGGGCCGGCCCAGTTCCTGGTCCCCGGGGCCCCCTCTCAATATCCCCCCGCCCAAGCGGCTGAGCCggagcagggagagggagaggcagaggcagagatGGGCCCGGGTATCCTGATCATGAAACCCATCCTGCGCTTCCTGCAACTGCTCTGTGAGAATCACAACCATGACCTGCAG AACTTCCTGCGCTGCCAGAACAACAAGACCAACTACAACCTGGTGTGCGAGACGCTGCAGTTCCTGGATATCATGTGCGGGAGCACCACGGGGGGGCTGGGCCTGCTGGGACTGTACATCAACGAGAACAACGTGGGGCTCATCATCCAGACCCTGGAGACCCTCACAGAGTACTGCCAGGGACCCTGCCAGGAGAACCAG ACCTCCATTGTGGCTCACGAGTGCAACGGCATTGACATCATCACAGCCCTCATCCTCAATGACATCAGCCCCCTGTGTCACTATCACATGGAGCTGGTGCTGCAACTGAAG GACAACGCCTCTAAGCTGCTGCTGGCTCTGATGGAGAGCCGCCACGACAGCGAGAACGCAGAGAGGATCCTCTTCAACCTCCGGCCACAGGAGCTG GTGGATGTGATAAAAAAGGCATACCGGCAGGAGGAGGAGTGTGAGGACTCGGAGGTGTCACCTAAAGAGGTCGGCCACAACATCTACATCCTGGCCGTACAG TTGTCTCGACACAGCAAGCAGCTCCACCAGCTTCTGAAGCCACAGAAACGAAccaaggagggagaggagggcaTCTCATCCATG CTGACCCTCAATAACAGTCAGCTGACTCAGATCTTGAAGTCCAGTGTGCCAGTGGTGGCGGAGGAAGAAGATCCGTTGCAGTACTATGAGAAGCACACTTCGCAGATTGAG ATCGTGCGTGATGACCGCAGCATGGAGCAGATTGTGTTTCCAGTGCATCCCGTCTGTGAGTACCTGACGGAGGAGTCGAAGCACCGTGTCTTCACCACCACGGAGCAGGACGAGCAGGGCAGCAAGGTGAGCGACTTCTTCCAGCAGTCCTGCTTCCTGCACAACGAGATGGAGTGGCAGAGGAAGCTGCGCAGCATGCCGGTGCTCTTCTGGTTCTCCCGGAGGATGCCGCTGTGGGGGAGCATCTCCTTCAACCTGGCCGTCTTCATCAACCTCATCATCGCCTTCTTCTATCCTCACAGCGACTCCAGACCCATGG tGGTGGATCCCTCGATACTCTCGATACTCTTCTGGGTCATGGCCTGCCTGTCTGTGATGGCTCTCTTTTCCCAGCGTCAGGGGCTTCGACCTCTCTCTGTGGCCCTCATCCTGCGCTCCATCATACACTTCGGAATAGGACCTACACTCATCCTTCTGGGAACTTTCAAT CTCATTAATAAGATCGTGTTTCTGGTGAGCTTCGTGGGCAATCTTGGCACCTTCATCCGAGGCTACAAAGCCATGGTCATGGACGTGGAGTTTTTGTACCACGTGGCGTATGTGGTGACCAGCATGCTGGGGCTCTGCGTCCACGAGCTCTTCTACAGCATCCTG CTGTTTGACCTGATCTACCGGGAGGATACTCTGTTCAACGTGATCAAGAGCGTGACGCGGAACGGGCGCTCAATTCTGCTCACCGCCCTGCTGGCCCTCATCCTGGTTTACCTCTTCTCCATCGTGGGCTTCCTCTGCCTCAAGGATGACTTCATCATGGAGGTTGATCGGCTGCCCCAGCTCAAAAGCACCG CCATGTTCACCGGACAGGGGGAGGCGATGAAGGACTTTGTCAGCTCTTGTAGCAGTGATGGGGTCAGCTGTGCTGCTGAAGATAATGTCCCTGCAGCCACTGATG gaggggaggaggaggaggaggaggacaaggAGCGTGCCTGTGACACCCTGCTGATGTGCATCGTCACGGTCATGAACCACGGCCTCCGGAACGGAGGGGGGGTGGGAGACGTGCTCCGCAAGCCATCCAAAGAC GAGTCCTTGTTCCCGGCTCGTGTGGTCTATGACCTGCTGTTCTATTTCATTGTCATCATCATCGTCCTGAACCTCATTTTCGGGGTGATCATCGACACCTTCGCCGATCTCAGGAGCGAGAAGCAGAGGAAGGAAGAGATCCTGAAGACCACCTGCTTCATTTGCG GGCTTGAACGAGACAAGTTTGACAACAAGACGGTTTCCTTTGAAGAGCATGTGAAGATGGAACACAACATCTGGAACTACCTTTATTTCATCGTGCTGGTCCGGGAGAAGAACAGGACTGACTACACCGGGCCTGAGAGCTACGTGGCTCTGATGATTAAG AATAAGAACCTGGATTGGTTCCCGCGCATGCAGGCCATGTCCCTGGTGGTGAACGACACGGAAGGGGAGCAGAACGAGCTGAGGAACCTGCAGGAGAAGCTGGGCTCCACCATGAAGCTGGTGTCCAACCTGACCGGCCAGCTGTTGGAGCTCAAGGAGCAG atgacggagcagaggaagcGACGGCAGCGAATGGGCTTCGTGGACGTCCAGAACAACAACACTGCCGCCACCgccgggggagggggtggaaaCAACCAGATTGTCAAGTCCTAA